The Budorcas taxicolor isolate Tak-1 chromosome 25, Takin1.1, whole genome shotgun sequence genome includes a region encoding these proteins:
- the PTDSS2 gene encoding phosphatidylserine synthase 2 isoform X4 codes for MRRGERRGAEGPRPGSPVPGSPVPGGKASPEEPPAGAAAGRASGPAAGRRSTESEVYDDGTNTFFWRAHTLTVLFILTCVLGYVTLLEETPRDTAYNTKRGIVASILVFLCFGVTQAKDGPFSRPHPAYWRFWLCVSVVYELFLIFILFQTVQDGRQFLKYVDPRLGVPLPERDYGGNCLIYDADNKTDPFHNVWDKLDGFVPAHFIGWYLKTLMIRDWWMCTIVSVMFEFLEYSLEHQLPNFSECWWDHWIMDVLVCNGLGIYCGMKTLEWLSLKTYKWQGLWNIPTYKGKMKRIVFQFTPYSWVRFEWKPASSLRRWLAVCGIILVFVLWLPPEHYLVLLRLVFFVNVGGVAMREIYDFMDDPKLHKKLGQQAWLVAAITVTELLIVVKYDPHTLTLSLPFYIAQCWTLGSVLALTWTVWRFFLRDITLRYKEIRRQKQQSRDDPGRADGSADGRTPGPDDASGSEEADREGVPAPH; via the exons ATGCGGAGGGGCGAGCGCCGGGGCGCCGAGGGGCCGCGGCCGGGGTCCCCGGTGCCGGGGTCCCCGGTGCCGGGGGGCAAGGCCTCGCCGGAGGAGCCGCCGGCCGGCGCGGCCGCGGGCCGAGCGAGCGGGCCGGCCGCGGGCCGCCGCAGCACCGAGTCCGAGGTCTACGACGACGGCACCAACACCTTCTTCTG GCGGGCCCACACCCTGACCGTGCTCTTCATCCTCACCTGCGTGCTGGGCTACGTGACTCTGCTGGAGGAGACGCCGAGGGACACGGCCTACAACACCAAGAG AGGTATTGTGGCCAGTATTTTGGTTTTCTTATGTTTTGGAGTCACACAAGCTAAAGACGGGCCATTTTCCAGACCTCATCCAG CTTACTGGAGATTTTGGCTCTGCGTTAGTGTGGTCTACGAGCTGTTTCTCATCTTCATACTCTTCCAG ACCGTCCAGGACGGGCGCCAGTTTCTGAAGTACGTGGACCCCAGGTTGGGGGTCCCGCTGCCAGAGAGGGACTACGGGGGAAACTGCCTCATCTACGATGCAGACAACAAAACCGATCCCTTCCACAACGTCTGG GACAAGCTGGACGGCTTCGTGCCTGCACACTTCATCGGCTGGTACTTGAAG ACCCTGATGATCCGAGACTGGTGGATGTGCACGATTGTGAGCGTGATGTTCGAGTTCCTGGAGTACAGCCTGGAGCACCAGCTGCCCAACTTCAGCGAGTGCTGGTGGGACCAT tgGATCATGGATGTGCTCGTCTGCAACGGGCTGGGCATCTACTGTGGCATGAAGACCCTCGAGTGGCTGTCCCTGAAGACGTACAAGTGGCAGGGCCTCTGGAACATTCCGACCTACAA GGGCAAGATGAAGAGGATCGTGTTCCAGTTCACGCCCTACAGCTGGGTTCGCTTCGAGTGGAAGCCGGCCTCCAGCCTGCGCCGCTGGCTGGCCGTGTGCGGCATCATCCTGGTG TTCGTGCTGTGGCTGCCCCCCGAGCACTACCTGGTCCTCCTGCGGCTCGTCTTCTTCGTCAACGTGGGCGGCGTGGCCATGCGGGAGATCTACGACTTCATGGACGACCC GAAGCTGCACAAGAAGCTGGGCCAGCAGGCCTGGCTGGTGGCGGCCATCACGGTCACGGAGCTGCTGATTGTGGTGAAGTACGACCCGCACACGCTGACGCTGTCCCTGCCCTTCTACATCGCCCAGTGCTGGACGCTCGGCTCCGTGCTCGCCCTCACCTGGACCGTCTGGCGCTTCTTCCTGCG GGACATCACCCTGAGGTACAAGGAGATACGGCGGCAGAAGCAGCAGAGCCGGGACGACCCGGGCAGGGCCGACGGCAGCGCGGACGGGCGCACACCCGGGCCTGATGACGCCTCGGGGTCCGAGGAGGCCGACAGAGAAGGGGTGCCGGCCCCACACTGA
- the PTDSS2 gene encoding phosphatidylserine synthase 2 isoform X1, with protein MRRGERRGAEGPRPGSPVPGSPVPGGKASPEEPPAGAAAGRASGPAAGRRSTESEVYDDGTNTFFWRAHTLTVLFILTCVLGYVTLLEETPRDTAYNTKRGIVASILVFLCFGVTQAKDGPFSRPHPAYWRFWLCVSVVYELFLIFILFQTVQDGRQFLKYVDPRLGVPLPERDYGGNCLIYDADNKTDPFHNVWGPLPARTGEPSTRPAPAPTGQAGRLRACTLHRLVLEDPDDPRLVDVHDCERDVRVPGVQPGAPAAQLQRVLVGPLDHGCARLQRAGHLLWHEDPRVAVPEDVQVAGPLEHSDLQGQDEEDRVPVHALQLGSLRVEAGLQPAPLAGRVRHHPGVSFGRAEHLLPEVRAVAAPRALPGPPAARLLRQRGRRGHAGDLRLHGRPEAAQEAGPAGLAGGGHHGHGAADCGEVRPAHADAVPALLHRPVLDARLRARPHLDRLALLPAGHHPEVQGDTAAEAAEPGRPGQGRRQRGRAHTRA; from the exons ATGCGGAGGGGCGAGCGCCGGGGCGCCGAGGGGCCGCGGCCGGGGTCCCCGGTGCCGGGGTCCCCGGTGCCGGGGGGCAAGGCCTCGCCGGAGGAGCCGCCGGCCGGCGCGGCCGCGGGCCGAGCGAGCGGGCCGGCCGCGGGCCGCCGCAGCACCGAGTCCGAGGTCTACGACGACGGCACCAACACCTTCTTCTG GCGGGCCCACACCCTGACCGTGCTCTTCATCCTCACCTGCGTGCTGGGCTACGTGACTCTGCTGGAGGAGACGCCGAGGGACACGGCCTACAACACCAAGAG AGGTATTGTGGCCAGTATTTTGGTTTTCTTATGTTTTGGAGTCACACAAGCTAAAGACGGGCCATTTTCCAGACCTCATCCAG CTTACTGGAGATTTTGGCTCTGCGTTAGTGTGGTCTACGAGCTGTTTCTCATCTTCATACTCTTCCAG ACCGTCCAGGACGGGCGCCAGTTTCTGAAGTACGTGGACCCCAGGTTGGGGGTCCCGCTGCCAGAGAGGGACTACGGGGGAAACTGCCTCATCTACGATGCAGACAACAAAACCGATCCCTTCCACAACGTCTGG GGTCCCCTCCCAGCTCGCACTGGGGAACCAAGCACGAGGCCTGCACCTGCCCCCACAGGACAAGCTGGACGGCTTCGTGCCTGCACACTTCATCGGCTGGTACTTGAAG ACCCTGATGATCCGAGACTGGTGGATGTGCACGATTGTGAGCGTGATGTTCGAGTTCCTGGAGTACAGCCTGGAGCACCAGCTGCCCAACTTCAGCGAGTGCTGGTGGGACCAT tgGATCATGGATGTGCTCGTCTGCAACGGGCTGGGCATCTACTGTGGCATGAAGACCCTCGAGTGGCTGTCCCTGAAGACGTACAAGTGGCAGGGCCTCTGGAACATTCCGACCTACAA GGGCAAGATGAAGAGGATCGTGTTCCAGTTCACGCCCTACAGCTGGGTTCGCTTCGAGTGGAAGCCGGCCTCCAGCCTGCGCCGCTGGCTGGCCGTGTGCGGCATCATCCTGGTG tTTCTTTTGGCAGAGCTGAACACCTTCTACCTGAAGTTCGTGCTGTGGCTGCCCCCCGAGCACTACCTGGTCCTCCTGCGGCTCGTCTTCTTCGTCAACGTGGGCGGCGTGGCCATGCGGGAGATCTACGACTTCATGGACGACCC GAAGCTGCACAAGAAGCTGGGCCAGCAGGCCTGGCTGGTGGCGGCCATCACGGTCACGGAGCTGCTGATTGTGGTGAAGTACGACCCGCACACGCTGACGCTGTCCCTGCCCTTCTACATCGCCCAGTGCTGGACGCTCGGCTCCGTGCTCGCCCTCACCTGGACCGTCTGGCGCTTCTTCCTGCG GGACATCACCCTGAGGTACAAGGAGATACGGCGGCAGAAGCAGCAGAGCCGGGACGACCCGGGCAGGGCCGACGGCAGCGCGGACGGGCGCACACCCGGGCCTGA
- the RNH1 gene encoding ribonuclease inhibitor isoform X2, which produces MKLDIQCEQLSDARWTELLPLIQQYEVVRLDDCGLTEVRCKDIGSALQANPSLTELSLRTNELGDGGVLLVLQGLRSPTCKIQKLSLQNCCLTEAGCQVLPGVLRSLPTLRELHLSDNPLGDAGLRLLCEGLLDPQCRLEKLQLEYCNLTAASCEPLAAVLRATRDLKELVVSNNDIGEAGVQVLCRGLAESACQLETLKLENCGLTAANCKDLCGIVASQASLKDLDLGSNRLGDAGLAELCPGLLSPSSQLRTLWLWECDLTVSGCRDLCRILQAKKTLKELSLAGNGLGDEGAQLLCESLLQPGCQLESLWVKSCGFTAACCQHFGSVLTQNKRLLELQLSSNPLGDAGVHVLCQALGQPGTVLRVLWVGDCELTNSSCGGLASLLLASRSLRELDLSNNGLGDPGVLQLLGSLEQPACGLEQLVLYDIYWTEAVDERLRAVEESKPGLRIIS; this is translated from the exons GCTGGACGACTGTGGCCTCACGGAGGTGCGCTGCAAGGACATCGGGTCCGCGCTGCAGGCCAACCCGTCCCTGACAGAGCTCAGCCTGCGCACCAATGAGCTGGGCGACGGCGGCGTGCTCCTGGTCCTCCAGGGCCTGCGGAGCCCCACCTGCAAGATCCAGAAGCTCAG cctccagaactgctgCCTGACGGAGGCTGGCTGCCAGGTCCTGCCGGGCGTGCTGCGCTCCCTGCCCACCCTGCGCGAGCTGCACCTCAGCGACAACCCACTGGGGGATGCCGGCCTGCGGCTGCTCTGTGAGGGGCTCCTGGACCCCCAGTGCCGCCTGGAGAAGCTGCA GCTGGAGTACTGCAACCTAACGGCCGCCAGTTGCGAGCCCCTGGCCGCGGTGCTCAGGGCCACGCGGGACCTGAAGGAGCTCGTGGTGAGCAACAATGACATCGGCGAGGCTGGCGTCCAGGTGCTGTGCCGGGGCCTGGCAGAGTCCGCTTGCCAGCTGGAGACTCTCAA ATTGGAGAACTGTGGCCTCACGGCGGCCAACTGCAAGGACCTGTGTGGGATCGTGGCCTCCCAGGCCTCGCTGAAGGACCTGGACCTGGGCAGCAACCGGCTGGGCGACGCGGGCCTGGCGGAGCTGTGCCCCGGGCTGCTGAGCCCCAGCTCCCAGCTCAGGACCCTGTG GCTCTGGGAGTGCGACCTCACCGTCAGCGGCTGCAGAGACCTCTGCCGCATCCTCCAGGCCAAGAAGACCCTGAAAGAGCTGAGCCTGGCAGGCAATGGCCTGGGGGACGAGGGTGCCCAGCTGCTGTGCGAGAGCCTGCTGCAGCCCGGCTGCCAGCTGGAGTCCCTGTG GGTGAAGTCCTGCGGGTTCACGGCCGCCTGCTGCCAGCACTTTGGTTCCGTGCTGACCCAGAACAAGCGCCTCTTGGAGCTGCAGCTGAGCAGCAACCCGCTGGGCGACGCGGGCGTCCACGtgctgtgccaggccctgggccagcCGGGCACCGTGCTGCGGGTGCTCTG GGTGGGCGACTGTGAGCTGACAAACAGCAGCTGTGGCGGCCTGGCCTCACTCCTGCTGGCCAGCCGCAGCCTGCGGGAGCTGGACCTGAGCAACAACGGCCTGGGCGACCCTGGCGTCCTGCAGCTGCTGGGCAGCCTGGAGCAGCCTGCCTGCGGCCTGGAGCAGCTGGT CCTGTATGACATCTACTGGACCGAGGCGGTGGATGAGCGCCTGCGGGCCGTGGAGGAGAGCAAGCCCGGCCTGCGGATCATCTCCTAA
- the PTDSS2 gene encoding phosphatidylserine synthase 2 isoform X3: MRRGERRGAEGPRPGSPVPGSPVPGGKASPEEPPAGAAAGRASGPAAGRRSTESEVYDDGTNTFFWRAHTLTVLFILTCVLGYVTLLEETPRDTAYNTKRGIVASILVFLCFGVTQAKDGPFSRPHPAYWRFWLCVSVVYELFLIFILFQTVQDGRQFLKYVDPRLGVPLPERDYGGNCLIYDADNKTDPFHNVWGPLPARTGEPSTRPAPAPTGQAGRLRACTLHRLVLEDPDDPRLVDVHDCERDVRVPGVQPGAPAAQLQRVLVGPLDHGCARLQRAGHLLWHEDPRVAVPEDVQVAGPLEHSDLQGQDEEDRVPVHALQLGSLRVEAGLQPAPLAGRVRHHPGVRAVAAPRALPGPPAARLLRQRGRRGHAGDLRLHGRPEAAQEAGPAGLAGGGHHGHGAADCGEVRPAHADAVPALLHRPVLDARLRARPHLDRLALLPAGHHPEVQGDTAAEAAEPGRPGQGRRQRGRAHTRA; the protein is encoded by the exons ATGCGGAGGGGCGAGCGCCGGGGCGCCGAGGGGCCGCGGCCGGGGTCCCCGGTGCCGGGGTCCCCGGTGCCGGGGGGCAAGGCCTCGCCGGAGGAGCCGCCGGCCGGCGCGGCCGCGGGCCGAGCGAGCGGGCCGGCCGCGGGCCGCCGCAGCACCGAGTCCGAGGTCTACGACGACGGCACCAACACCTTCTTCTG GCGGGCCCACACCCTGACCGTGCTCTTCATCCTCACCTGCGTGCTGGGCTACGTGACTCTGCTGGAGGAGACGCCGAGGGACACGGCCTACAACACCAAGAG AGGTATTGTGGCCAGTATTTTGGTTTTCTTATGTTTTGGAGTCACACAAGCTAAAGACGGGCCATTTTCCAGACCTCATCCAG CTTACTGGAGATTTTGGCTCTGCGTTAGTGTGGTCTACGAGCTGTTTCTCATCTTCATACTCTTCCAG ACCGTCCAGGACGGGCGCCAGTTTCTGAAGTACGTGGACCCCAGGTTGGGGGTCCCGCTGCCAGAGAGGGACTACGGGGGAAACTGCCTCATCTACGATGCAGACAACAAAACCGATCCCTTCCACAACGTCTGG GGTCCCCTCCCAGCTCGCACTGGGGAACCAAGCACGAGGCCTGCACCTGCCCCCACAGGACAAGCTGGACGGCTTCGTGCCTGCACACTTCATCGGCTGGTACTTGAAG ACCCTGATGATCCGAGACTGGTGGATGTGCACGATTGTGAGCGTGATGTTCGAGTTCCTGGAGTACAGCCTGGAGCACCAGCTGCCCAACTTCAGCGAGTGCTGGTGGGACCAT tgGATCATGGATGTGCTCGTCTGCAACGGGCTGGGCATCTACTGTGGCATGAAGACCCTCGAGTGGCTGTCCCTGAAGACGTACAAGTGGCAGGGCCTCTGGAACATTCCGACCTACAA GGGCAAGATGAAGAGGATCGTGTTCCAGTTCACGCCCTACAGCTGGGTTCGCTTCGAGTGGAAGCCGGCCTCCAGCCTGCGCCGCTGGCTGGCCGTGTGCGGCATCATCCTGGTG TTCGTGCTGTGGCTGCCCCCCGAGCACTACCTGGTCCTCCTGCGGCTCGTCTTCTTCGTCAACGTGGGCGGCGTGGCCATGCGGGAGATCTACGACTTCATGGACGACCC GAAGCTGCACAAGAAGCTGGGCCAGCAGGCCTGGCTGGTGGCGGCCATCACGGTCACGGAGCTGCTGATTGTGGTGAAGTACGACCCGCACACGCTGACGCTGTCCCTGCCCTTCTACATCGCCCAGTGCTGGACGCTCGGCTCCGTGCTCGCCCTCACCTGGACCGTCTGGCGCTTCTTCCTGCG GGACATCACCCTGAGGTACAAGGAGATACGGCGGCAGAAGCAGCAGAGCCGGGACGACCCGGGCAGGGCCGACGGCAGCGCGGACGGGCGCACACCCGGGCCTGA
- the PTDSS2 gene encoding phosphatidylserine synthase 2 isoform X2, protein MRRGERRGAEGPRPGSPVPGSPVPGGKASPEEPPAGAAAGRASGPAAGRRSTESEVYDDGTNTFFWRAHTLTVLFILTCVLGYVTLLEETPRDTAYNTKRGIVASILVFLCFGVTQAKDGPFSRPHPAYWRFWLCVSVVYELFLIFILFQTVQDGRQFLKYVDPRLGVPLPERDYGGNCLIYDADNKTDPFHNVWDKLDGFVPAHFIGWYLKTLMIRDWWMCTIVSVMFEFLEYSLEHQLPNFSECWWDHWIMDVLVCNGLGIYCGMKTLEWLSLKTYKWQGLWNIPTYKGKMKRIVFQFTPYSWVRFEWKPASSLRRWLAVCGIILVFLLAELNTFYLKFVLWLPPEHYLVLLRLVFFVNVGGVAMREIYDFMDDPKLHKKLGQQAWLVAAITVTELLIVVKYDPHTLTLSLPFYIAQCWTLGSVLALTWTVWRFFLRDITLRYKEIRRQKQQSRDDPGRADGSADGRTPGPDDASGSEEADREGVPAPH, encoded by the exons ATGCGGAGGGGCGAGCGCCGGGGCGCCGAGGGGCCGCGGCCGGGGTCCCCGGTGCCGGGGTCCCCGGTGCCGGGGGGCAAGGCCTCGCCGGAGGAGCCGCCGGCCGGCGCGGCCGCGGGCCGAGCGAGCGGGCCGGCCGCGGGCCGCCGCAGCACCGAGTCCGAGGTCTACGACGACGGCACCAACACCTTCTTCTG GCGGGCCCACACCCTGACCGTGCTCTTCATCCTCACCTGCGTGCTGGGCTACGTGACTCTGCTGGAGGAGACGCCGAGGGACACGGCCTACAACACCAAGAG AGGTATTGTGGCCAGTATTTTGGTTTTCTTATGTTTTGGAGTCACACAAGCTAAAGACGGGCCATTTTCCAGACCTCATCCAG CTTACTGGAGATTTTGGCTCTGCGTTAGTGTGGTCTACGAGCTGTTTCTCATCTTCATACTCTTCCAG ACCGTCCAGGACGGGCGCCAGTTTCTGAAGTACGTGGACCCCAGGTTGGGGGTCCCGCTGCCAGAGAGGGACTACGGGGGAAACTGCCTCATCTACGATGCAGACAACAAAACCGATCCCTTCCACAACGTCTGG GACAAGCTGGACGGCTTCGTGCCTGCACACTTCATCGGCTGGTACTTGAAG ACCCTGATGATCCGAGACTGGTGGATGTGCACGATTGTGAGCGTGATGTTCGAGTTCCTGGAGTACAGCCTGGAGCACCAGCTGCCCAACTTCAGCGAGTGCTGGTGGGACCAT tgGATCATGGATGTGCTCGTCTGCAACGGGCTGGGCATCTACTGTGGCATGAAGACCCTCGAGTGGCTGTCCCTGAAGACGTACAAGTGGCAGGGCCTCTGGAACATTCCGACCTACAA GGGCAAGATGAAGAGGATCGTGTTCCAGTTCACGCCCTACAGCTGGGTTCGCTTCGAGTGGAAGCCGGCCTCCAGCCTGCGCCGCTGGCTGGCCGTGTGCGGCATCATCCTGGTG tTTCTTTTGGCAGAGCTGAACACCTTCTACCTGAAGTTCGTGCTGTGGCTGCCCCCCGAGCACTACCTGGTCCTCCTGCGGCTCGTCTTCTTCGTCAACGTGGGCGGCGTGGCCATGCGGGAGATCTACGACTTCATGGACGACCC GAAGCTGCACAAGAAGCTGGGCCAGCAGGCCTGGCTGGTGGCGGCCATCACGGTCACGGAGCTGCTGATTGTGGTGAAGTACGACCCGCACACGCTGACGCTGTCCCTGCCCTTCTACATCGCCCAGTGCTGGACGCTCGGCTCCGTGCTCGCCCTCACCTGGACCGTCTGGCGCTTCTTCCTGCG GGACATCACCCTGAGGTACAAGGAGATACGGCGGCAGAAGCAGCAGAGCCGGGACGACCCGGGCAGGGCCGACGGCAGCGCGGACGGGCGCACACCCGGGCCTGATGACGCCTCGGGGTCCGAGGAGGCCGACAGAGAAGGGGTGCCGGCCCCACACTGA